Proteins from one Choloepus didactylus isolate mChoDid1 chromosome 26 unlocalized genomic scaffold, mChoDid1.pri SUPER_26_unloc4, whole genome shotgun sequence genomic window:
- the LOC119525804 gene encoding zinc finger protein 596-like, whose protein sequence is MKPMESVTFNDVAINFTKEEWAMLDMNQRKMFRDVMLENINHLVFMGYQFCTSEVLSQSEQGELWREALRFLQVQNPGKENDHRKEEMITMQHISKTDTYTNKTKQISHNEEDPFESNDFGEYFTHSKMTDMGKKPNVNKQFQRVLNYHSFIGQNKKIQTGCKSYNCHLCGKVFRSSSCLRQLEKIHTGEKPHGYHLCGKDFSGSSTLREHEGIHTVENPYVCLVCGNSFSQSFKLRQHERIHNVEKLYACHRCGKDFMDSTTLRQCERTHTEVKVYVCHVCEKDFTDSSTLRQHERTHTGEKPYVCNMCGKSFNCCGTLRRHERIHNGEKPYVCSMCGKSFSHCSTLRQHERIHTGEKPNICSTCGKSFSYWKIHRAAPDIKICPHHGSQLEFEEHQPEHVVDMQ, encoded by the exons ATGAAACCAATG gaatcagtgaccttcaatgATGTAGCTATCAACTTTACCAAGGAAGAGTGGGCCATGTTGGACATGAACcagagaaagatgttcagagatgttatgctaGAGAATATCAATCATCTTGTGTTCATGG GGTATCAGTTCTGCACATCAGAAGTGCTTTCACAGTCAGAACAAGGAGAACTGTGGAGAGAAGCATTAAGGTTTCTGCAAGTACAGAATCCAG GTAAGGAGAATGaccatagaaaagaagaaatgataaccatGCAGCATATCTCTAAGACAGACACATATACTAACAAGACAAAG CAGATTTCTCACAATGAAGAGGATCCCTTTGAAAGTAATGATTTTGGAGAATACTTTACTCACTCCAAAatgactgacatgggaaagaaacccaatgtaaacaaacaatttcaaagagttctcaattatcattcattcattggtcaaaataagaaaattcaaactggATGTAAATCATATAactgtcatctatgtggaaaagtcttcagaagTAGTTCTTGCCTTAGACAACttgagaaaatacacactggagaaaagccacatggctaccatctatgtgggaaagacttcagtgGTAGTTCTACCCTCAGAGAACATGAAGGAATTCACACTGTGGAGAATCCATATGTCTGCCTTGTATGTGGGAATTCCTTCAGTCAAAGTTTTAAACTTAGGCagcatgaaagaattcacaatgtGGAGAAACTATATGCCTGCCACAGATGTGGGAAAGATTTCATGGATAGTACCACACTCAGACAATGTGAGAGAACTCATACTGAAGTAAAAGTATATGTCTGCCATGTATGTGAgaaagacttcactgatagttctacactcagacaacatgagagaactcacactggggagaaaccatatgtctgcaatatgtgtgggaaatccttcaattGTTGTGGTACCCTTAGacgacatgaaagaattcacaatggggagaaaccatatgtctgcagtatgtgtgggaaatccttcagtcattgtagtacacttaggcaacatgaaagaattcacactggggagaagccaAATATCTGCAGtacatgtgggaaatccttcagttatTGGA AGATACACAGGGCTGCACCAGACATAAAAATCTGCCCCCATCATGGAAGCCAACTGGAGTTTGAGGAACACCAGCCTGAGCATGTTGTGGATATGCAGTGA